ATCTCTTCACTATAATTTCTTTCATGGCCCAAGTCTCTTCCTAAGAAAACTTCACTTTGACCTGTTCCAAAAGATATAGGGCCTAATACATCAGACATACCATATTCTGTAGTCATTTTCCTTGCTATAGAACTCATTCTATCTATATCATTCTTAGCTCCTGTACTAATATCGTCAAGTATAAGCTTTTCAGCAACCCTTCCTCCTAAAAGAACTACCATCTCATCTAATAATGTAGATTTTGATGTGTAACTTTTGTCTTCTTCTGGTAAGCTCATTGTATATCCACCAGCCATACCTCTTGGAATTATACTTATTTCATGTACCGGATCTAAACCTTCTAGACATTTTCTAACAACTGCATGCCCTGCTTCATGATAAGCAGTAAGTTTTCTATCTTTTTCACTAACCACTCTACTTTTCTTTTCTGGACCTGCTATTACTCTTGTTATAGCTTCCTCTAGTTCATACATACCAACAATTTTCTTATTACCCCTAACTGCAAGTAATGCTGCTTCATTCATTAAATTCTCAAGATCTGCTCCTGTAAATCCTGGTGTCATCTTTGCAAGTACCTTAAGATTTATATTTTTATCTAAGCGTTTATTTCTACAATGAATTTTTAATATTTCTTCTCTACCCTTAACATCTGGACCACCTACTACGATTTGTCTATCAAATCTTCCTGGTCTTAATAATGCTGGATCTAAAATGTCAGGTCTATTGGTAGCTGCAACCATTATAATTCCTTCATTTCCAGAGAAACCATCCATTTCAACAAGTAGTTGATTTAACGTTTGTTCTCTTTCATCATGTCCTCCACCAACACCTGCTCCTCTTTGTCTACCTACGGCATCAATCTCATCTATGAATATAATACACGGTGCATTTTTCTTTGCTTGTTCAAACAAGTCTCTTACTCTAGATGCACCTACACCCACAAACATCTCCACAAAGTCAGAACCGGATATAGTAAAGAAAGGTACTCCCGCTTCACCTGCTACTGCCTTTGCAAGTAAAGTTTTACCTGTACCTGGAGGTCCTACTAATAAAACACCTTTTGGTATTCTAGCTCCCATTTCTATATACTTTTTAGGTTGCTTTAAGAAGTCTACAACTTCTGCTAACTCCGCCTTTTCTTCATCTGCTCCTGCCACATCATTAAAGCCTACTTTTTTTCTGTCTGGGGTAGCCATTCTTGCTTTACTTTTTCCAAAATTCATAACACCTCTACCACCGCCACCGCCTTGTGACTGCTGCATAAACATAAAAAAGACAAATCCCAACATTAATATAAATAATAAAGTTGGCAAATATTGAAACCATACTGGAAAGCTCTGTGGTTTCGTATATTCAATTTTAACTGCCTTTGTATCAGCTTTTTCAACCAAGCTATCTATTAATCTGGATGATATTACAGATTCATATTTAGTTTTATCTTTTAATTCACCAGAAACTATTGCTATACTTCCATTTTGCTGTATTTTCAAGGATTGCACTTTATTTTGATTCCAATAACCCACAAATTGATCAACCCTTACATTTCCACCTGTTTTATTTGATTCAAGCATTGTAACACCTGCAAACATAGCTAATAAAAGCACTAATATCCAGGCCGTTGTTGCACTAAAAAACTTCTTCATTTAAAGGCCCCCTCTCTATTTAATTACTATAAAATTTTATCATACGAAATTTTTATTTACAATAATAATTATTATTAATTATTTATTAATGGTATGCTTTACCATAATTTATTTTAATAAAATAAATATTTATATTTTATTGCACATATAGTCCACATATTTAGATATGCTTTTAGTTTGTATATACTTCTTCTTTTAATATACCTATAAAAGGTAAGTTTCTATATTTCTCTGCATAATCTAGTCCATATCCTACCAAGAAGTAGTCAGGAACTTCAAAACCTAAATACTTAACATCAATTTCTACCTTTCTTCTTTCATATTTGTTTAATAAACATGCTATTTCCACGGATTCCGGTTTTCTTGATTTTAGATATTCAATTAGATATTTTAACGTAATCCCTGAGTCTATTATATCCTCAACTACAAGAACATGCTTGCCTTCTATCTCTTCATCTAAATCTTTCAATATTCTAACAACGCCAGAAGTAGTTGTAGATTTTCCATAACTTGATACAGCCATAAAATCCATATAGCAAGGTATCGTAACTTCTTTTATAAGATCTGACATAAATACAACGGAACCTTTTAAAATTCCTATTAAAATCAATTCTTTTCCCCTATAGTCTTCACTTATCCTTTCTGCTAGTTCTTTTGTTTTCCTTCTTAATTCTTCCTCTGAGTAAAGCACCTCTTTAATGTCTTCTCTCATTAGCTTTTCCCCTCTCTATGTTTATTTTAAGCACATTCTGTGTTTTATTAGTTACTTTGAATTTTTCACTTACCCTATATCCTATAATCCATGCAATTTCATCATTAAAGCATAAGAGAGGAATAATATCTCTTATTTCCTTAGGAATCTTCATATCTATAAAAGCTTTCTTTAATTTCTTATTTCCCTGCATTCCTAATGGATTAAATAAATCGCCTTCTCTTCTATATCTCAATGTAATATTTCCACACACTTTATCATAATCAAAATACTTTAGATATTTATTATTATCACTTACATCTATAGACTTTTTATCGAGTACTTCAAGAGAAACTTGCATGTTTTCTGAGATTATATTTTTTTCCCCGATTCTTAAGCTTTGTTCCTTTAATTCAGTACTCTTATATTTTAATACATCTAAATTCTTACCAAATAATATATGTACCTCGCCATAATTATTGTATGCAATAATTCCACTTGGAAGCATAACTTTTTTTCCATTACTATGTGTCTGTATATCTATGATACTATATATGTGGCTTTTTTCAAAGTTATATGTATCTCCAGTTAAACTAGTTAATGCAAGTCTTATGATTCTTGTTAAGATACCTTTTTTCTCTTTAAAAGCCTCTTTACTTATTATAACCTTATTATTTTTAATATCACAATATTTTTCATAATATTGCCTGGAAATATCATCTAAAATCTCATTATCACTCTGCATATTGTAAGCAAGCCTGTTTAAAGCTCCAATTATATCATCATTAAAATTTTCTTTCATATATGGAATTAGTTCAAGCCTTACTTTATTTCTAGTATATATATTTTCTAGATTTGTTTTATCTATTCTGGGATTTAAGCACTCCCTTTTACAATATGATTCAATCTCATTTCTTGTTATATTTAAAATAGGTCTTATAAATACCTTGTCCCTAACAGGCTTTATGCCACATAATCCATCTATTCCAGTTCCTCTCATAACTCGCATTAATAACGTCTCAGCCTGATCATTTGCATTATGTGCAACAGCAATCTTATTAATAACATACTTTTCTTTTAGTTCATTAAAAAAATTGTACCTGAGATTTCTACCTGCGACTTCACAGGATACACCATGTTCTTTTTCATACCCCTTAACATCTACCCTTTTTCTAAATAATTCTATATTTAGATTCTTGCAAAGTTCCACTACATATTCCTCATCTTTATCTGATTCTTCTCCCCTTAGACAATGATTAACATGAGCTGCACATATTTCTATGTCCAGCTCATTTCTAAGTTTATTCAAAACATGAAGTAAACACACAGAATCAGGGCCTCCTGATAGAGCTACTAATATCTTATCACCGTTATCAATCATATTATGTTGCCTTATACTTTTCATTACTTTCTCTATCAAGTTACCAACTCCTATTTAAATACATTAATTATTAATGTTACAATACATAATTATAACATAATTACTCGCTGCTAAAGATTATTTTACAAATTCTTAATAAACTGTATAAATTTTAGATACTAATACCGTCATGTCGTCTTTAATTTTATAATCGTTAAGTTTTATTGCTTCATTTAATATTTCACAGGCTATTTCTTTAGGGTCATTACTATTACTATTTTTTAGGTATTCTACAATCCAGTTGCTGTTCAAAAGATTACTATCATTATAATCTAAAACTCCATCACTTACCATTACAATAAGATCACCATTTTTAACTTTTTTATTCTCTATTTCAACATCCACAGTGTCTAGAACACCTATAGGTAAACTTTTAGATTTTATAATATCAATTTTACTATCACTCTTTAAGAAACTTGCTACTGCCCCAACCTTCATAAACTCAACATTACCACTATATAAATCAATATTACATAAGTCTAAAGTTGAAAACTTTTCATCCTCATTAAATTTCATGCTCATTATAGAGTTAATGGTATTAATAGCCGTTATTTTATTAAAACCAGCCCTACAAAATTCGTTAATTAAGTTTACAGATGCTTCACTTTCTTTTCCTGCCTGTGGTCCAGAACCCATCCCATCACTTATAATTGAAATATATGTTCCATCCTTCAATTTAGAGAAGCTATTACTATCTCCATTACATTTTTCACCATCTTTACACTTTACAGCTGAATAGGAATTTACATGAAATTTGGGTATCTGTTCAAAAGTTACAGAACAAGTATTTTTCTTCTTATCAATACAACAATTTTCACTAGTTACACACATAGGCTCTCCAACAGCTTCATTCATATAAGAAAGAATCTTTTTAGAACAACTCTTTTTTCCTCCACATGCTTCTAACCATAACTTTATAACATTCTTACATCTCTCATCCTTTATACACAGTATATTACTATAGCTAATCCTATTTTTATCTAAAATTCGTTTAATCTTATTCTCTAAACATATATTTATTGAAATGTTAGCCTGTATATCCTCTCCAATAGATTTAACAGTACTTGCCATACTCTTTATTTGACTCGATAAAAGTTCTCGTCCCTCACATAAACTATTTTTTCTCATCTCATTTATAATGTATCTATTTACAATCTCCTCTGTATTTTTACTTAGAACAGTTCTGTTTATACATTTTCTTTCTAATTCGTAGGGCATAGTTTTTTTATTTTCTTGATAATTTTGTATGAGCTCAGAAAAGGCCGAATATGTATAATGAATTTCACGTTTCCAACAAATACTATTCATATCACATTGAGCACAAGCTCTATCAGCCAAATTTTCAATTAGTGCGGAACTCTTACTTTTTAGTGCTAGTTTATCGTTATCCACTAATTTATCTAATGTTGAAGATATATTAAATAATAAATCTGAAAATCCATTAACTTTTTCCGAATATATATTTCTTATTTTACTAAGATAATTTTCACTCAAATTTTCTTTCTTCTCTTCTACATTAAAGTCTAAAATAAGTTTTTTATAAATTTTCTCTGGTATAAATATAATAGCGGTTAGAGCTATTATAGCCTCAATACCTATAAAACTAGTATTAGTTCCTAAATATATTTGCACTATGAAAAAGGTAACTCCACATGCTAATGAAGTAAAATATTTCCCTGTATCTCTGAATAGTCCTGATATAAGTCCACAAATGCCAAAAACACTTATAAATATAGGCATATCAGCAGAAGTCATTCCTATTATGGCTCCTAAAGCCACTCCTGTTGTACCTCCTGTAGAAGGTCCACATATAAATCCAACCATAGCAACAAAAAATATTCCTACTACATTCGTAAGTGATATATACCTTATGTTAACGCCCCAAGTTCCAGATAATATTAGAGAAATAAAAATACCCATGCTAATCATTTCTTCATTGCTAAACACTTTTTTATAATCTAATGTTTTAAAACATATTATCCCTTGATTAATAATATAATATAATGGTATTAAGCATAGCACTTCCATAAAAGAATAAAAAACACTTATAGAGAAGTTCATTTTATTTATAACTAATCTAGATATAATGTACTCTACAATTAATAAAGATGCTATGGATATAATTTTCTTCTTTTTTTCTTCTCTAGAAAAAATATAATTGGATCCTATTATAGTACTTACAGATATAAAATATATTGATATATTCTCAACCTTGTTTATTAAGGTTATATATCCAATCATACTCCCTATGCCACATATCAAAAATTTTTCTTTATCTAGATGTAATGAAAATGCTATGAGTAATGCTATTCCAAATGGAGCCATGCCGTTTATTAATTTTACTCTACTTATAAGGAAACATATAAAAGCAAGATAAATATAACTTTTAATATTTTTCAAAATATATTTTTTTGAACATTTCTCCTCGCTATCTTCCTTTTTCAACCTTTTGTAAGGTAATACCTCTAATCCATACTGCATTTAATACACCACCCTTTTCAAAATTACGAAATTATTATAACAAATCTCTCTGGAAATAATTGTCATAACATAGTGGTGATATTTTTTTTCATGAGACATAAACTTTTAATATATGTATTTTTTTACCATTATTCTTGTCATAATATTTTTTTACAATGTAACGTCTAAATTTTATCTTTATAAAACAAAAAAAGTTGTTGAATATTCAACAACTTTTGGTAGCGGAAATAGGACTTGAACCTACGACCCTTCGGGTATGAACCGAATGCTCTAGCCAGCTGAGCTATTCCGCCATGTGGTTGCGGGGGCAGGACTTGAACCTACGACCTTCGGGTTATGAGCCCGACGAGCTACCAGCTGCTCCACCCCGCGATATTTGGTGCTGAAGACCGGAATCGAACCGGTACGGTGTGTTAGCACCGCAGGATTTTAAGTCCTGTGCGTCTGCCTGTTCCGCCACTTCAGCATGTTATATTTAAATATGGTAGCGGAAATAGGACTTGAACCTACGACCCTTCGGGTATGAACCGAATGCTCTAGCCAGCTGAGCTATTCCGCCACATGGTTGCGGGGGCAGGACTTGAACCTACGACCTTCGGGTTATGAGCCCGACGAGCTACCAGCTGCTCCACCCCGCGATATTTGGTGCTGAAGACCGGAATCGAACCGGTACGGTGTGTTAGCACCGCAGGATTTTAAGTCCTGTGCGTCTGCCTGTTCCGCCACTTCAGCATGTTATATTCAAATGGTTGCGGGGACAGGACTTGAACCTGCGACCTTCGGGTTATGAGCCCGACGAGCTACCAGCTGCTCCACCCCGCGATATTTTAGTGCTGAAGACTGGAATCAAAACGGTACGGCTATAAACACCATAAGATTTTAATCCTTGTGAATCTGTCTGTTCCATCAATTCAGCATATTAATAATTTAAATGGTTGCGGGGGCAGGACTTGAACCTACGACCTTCGGGTTATGAGCCCGACGAGCTACCAGCTGCTCCACCCCGCGATATTTTGGTGCTGAAGACCGGAATCGAACCGGTACGGTGTGTTAGCACCGCAGGATTTTAAGTCCTGTGCGTCTGCCTGTTCCGCCACTTCAGCATAACATCTTTTGTCGCAATTTATCAGCGACAAGTGTAATTATATATTAATAGAAATAATATGTCAATACTTTTTTCTAAAAAAACTTTCTATATAAAATAAAGCTAGAGACATTTTATTGAACTCTAGCTTTTTATTTCTATTTATTAAATGAATATATATAAATCTATTTATTTTTTCTTTTTACCATTTCCTTGATTTCTTGCTGATTTAGCTGTCTTCATTTCTTTTAATCTTTCTTCACTTTCCTTCAAAAACTTAGAAAGATTATCTTCAAAGTTAAAAGAATGAACTTTAGACTTCTCTTTATTCCAATCTATTTCTTGAGGTGCATTAGTCCTTTTAGGTCTTTCCTCTTCAAGCTGTTTCATTGATAAACTAATTTTGCCATTTTCGTCAACTGATATAACTTTTACTTTTACTATATCATTTTCTTTTAAATGTTTACTTATATCTTTTACAAAAGTTCTAGATATCTCAGATATATGTAATAGTCCAGTTTTTCCCTCCACCTCTACGAACGCTCCAAATTTTGTGATGTTAACCACTTTTCCTTCTATAATGCTTCCTGGTTTTAAAGACATCGAAAAAGTATCCTCCTTAAAATAATATTTATGTAATTTATTTTTTCTTGTCTACAATCGTTGATTCACCTTTTTTTGTTAATCCCAATCTTTCTCGAGCTATCTTCTCTATGTATTGATCATCTTGGGACATTTTAACCTCATCTTTTAACTTTTGATTTTCCTTCTTTACTTGTTCTACTTCCATATTCCACTTCTTCATTTCTTTTTTTTGATTGTATATAGTTATTTGTTGAGATACTAATGTATATACCACGTATATTATTCCTAAAAATAGAATTACTTTTTGGGAATTTCTAAACCTTTTCACAGTATATCATACCTTTCAAGTTTGGTAAATTGATAAAACCATTAATTTTTAAAACTTTTCTTAAGCTTATAAATTAATATACTTACTGGAAACATTAAATGTTTTATAAATATTCTTATACTCGTAAATAAAAACTTATTTAAATTATACAATATTAATATACATAAATCACTTAAAAATTTTAAATATACTAAAATTCCTATAAATATTAATATATATATATATATACTAACATATGCGTAGTTCGTGTACAACAAGAATATAAATACCAAAATCGATGTAAATATCCAAAAAAGTGTATCTTGTATAATTGTAACTATATTCCCTGGATGGGAAACCCCTCTGATTAGTCTATAGATGTCAAATAATGTCCCCGTTAAAAATCCAGCAAGTATACTAAATATAAATAACCTTAATTGAAAATCAATTGGAAATAACATACTAAATCACCTTACTTAAATAATCTTTTAAAGATAGATTCGTCTTTTGAAAGTTTCTTATGATTTTTATATAAACAACTATTAATTTCTCCTGTTATATTTACTTCCCCATTTGTTACATCTAATTTATTCATTTTTAAATCACTACCTTTTATATTTAACCCGCCAAGTTTTGTACTAAGTATTATTTCTTCCTCATTAAAGCTCACAACTTCTAGCACTCCACTTATTTCAAGTTTCTTTCTATCTTCTAATAATAATCTCCCTTTTCTTTCTTCAGTTATTATTTCTTTCTTTCTCTCCATATAATCCTCCCAATATATAGTGCTAATTATATAACCACTATTACAATGTATATGCAGTAAGTGTCTTATAAATTCTTTATACTAATAAAAAAAGATGAGGCTTTATTTATAGCCTCATCTTTACTCCTCCGCATCTTTTCCTGATATTATATCATACATTTCTTTTGCTTCTTCTTTTTTTACATGTTCAGTTATATTTACAATTTTAGCTTTTAAGGTATCCTTTGCAAATAATATTTCTATAATATCATTTTCTTTTATAGTAGTACCTGCTTTGGCTTCCTTGCCATTTATATGGACTCTTCCACTGTCACAAATTTCTTTAGCTTTTGTTCTTCTTTTTATTATTCTAGAAACTTTTAAATATTTATCTAATCTCATAATTATCTCCCCTTTTTCTTCTATTAAGAAAATTATAAAACAAAAAACCTAGATTTGCACCTAGGTTTTTATATTAGTTATTAAAAACTATTTGTTTACTTTTTCTTTAAATTCTTTTCCAGCTTTGAAAACTGGTGCTATTGATGCAGGAATCTCGATTTCTTCCTTAGTTCTTGGATTTCTTCCTTTTCTAGCAGCTCTTTTTCTAGTTTCGAAAGTTCCAAAACCAATTAATTGTACTTTCTCATCTTTTTCAAGAGTTTCTTCTACTGCTTCTATAAATGCTTTTAGAGCAGCTTCTGCATCTTTTTTAGTTAACTTAGATTTTTCACTCATAACAGTAATTAATTCAGCTTTATTCACCTTAGTTACCTCCTTAAATTAAAGTACGCTCTTTATTTGAGTATACTATAAAATAGCTTATTCTTCAAAAGATTAAAAAATCCTTCTTTTTATATGATTTTTTTGTATTAAAATTATTAAACCTGCATTTACTTTTGATTTTTCGCATTTTCCCAAAGTTTATCTAAATCTTCTAGTGACATATCTTTTAGATTATTGCCTGTATTTATTACATGCTTCTCAATAAACCTAAATCTATGTATAAACTTTTCTGTAGTATGGTTTACAGCTTCTTCTGGATCTACTTTTAAAAACCTGCAAACATTAACAGTCGCAAAAATCAAATCGCCTAGTTCATCTATTATTTTTTCCCTGTTTTTTGAATTATATACCTCAAGAACCTCAATATATTCTTCTTTTACCTTGTCTAATGCTGGTTTTATTTCTTCCCAATCGAATCCAACCTTAGCTGCCTTTTTTTGAACCTTTTCAGCTCTAATTAAACCTGGTAGACTTCTTGATATATGCTCTAGTTCTTCTGTGTAGGTGCTATAACCCTTTTCTTTTTTCTTAATACTTTCCCAATTATCTAATACTTCTTCCGAACTGTCAAGTTTAATTTTCCCAAATATATGTGGATGTCTATTTATCATTTTCTCACATATACCCTCAGTTACGTCATAGATGTTAAAATATCCTTCGTCTTTTCCAATTTTAGAATGAAAAACAACTTGTAATAATAAATCTCCTAATTCTTCTATTAAATTATTTTCATCCTCTTTTTCAATGGCATCTATAACCTCATAAGCCTCTTCTATTAGACATCTTTTAAGAGATTTATGATCTTGTTCCAAGTCCCAAGGACATCCATTTTCTCCCCTTAAAACATCCATTATCTTAACTAAATCATAGAAATCTTTTAATGCTTTAGTACCCTTGGGTATATATAGTGATGTTAAATAATCTATATCTTCTTGTCTATCTAATTCATAAAGTTTTATTTTTCTTATACTCTCTAAATCTTGAACTCCAGCTGCCCTTACAAAATAAATTTCTTCTGAATCATTATAATACTCAGATAGTGCTAGCTTAACCTCTGAAGCTATTAATTTATTATAAACTTGTGTAATTATTATTCCTGTATTGTTATGTAATATGGTGTTTTTTATTTCAAATGCATCAACTATCTTAATACCTTGTATAGGATCTATTTTAAGTGCTTCCATTATAGCCTCAATAAAACTTACAGCAGGTAGTATTTTGTATTCAATATTATGTTCTGTGCAAAGCTCTATTAACATTGAAACTGACTTTTCTGCTACTAATGGATGACCTGGCACACCATATATTATATCTTCATGTTCCTTATGTTTTTGAATTAAATCCTTTGATATTGCACTATATACCTCATCAAAATTATCATAATTTTCATAAAAGTTATCATATACATCAAATTTAATTCCTAAAGATTTTATATACTCAATAGTTGGATGTTTTTCTGTTCTAAAAAATATCTTTTTACAGCTTTTTAAAGCTTCTAAGGCACCAATAGTTAATGAATCTTTATCTCCTGGTCCTAAACCTAAAATTTTAATCATAAGTTATTCACTCTCCTTCCTATGTAATTTTAACATAAATTTATTATTTAAAATATCGTATACCTTAAGATACATTAAATTTTCCTTTAACTTCTTTATAACTGAAAATCTTAAGTATAATTACTGCTAATAAATAAGTAATAACACCAATTACTATAGCTGATAAGCAAGCTAAATCATTACTTAGTGTATGCGTATACATATATTTATACCCCAATATTACAGAAATAGACATAATTAAAGATGCTATAATAGGCTTTATTATGGAATCCAACATATTTATAGGCATTAAAAGCTTTCTTTTAATTAAAATCATATTTAAAATGCTAGAGGTTATATATCCTATTGTAGATCCTATAACTGCGCCATATATGTTTATATTAGGAATAGGTACTAGTATATAAGTTAGTATAATTTTTAATATACATCCTATTGCAAGATTTTTAACTGGAGCATAAAAGTTATTCATAGCTTGTAGAAGAGTTGTGCTACATTGACTTAGTACTATAAATGGTAAAGATATAGCCATATATTTTAAAATCGTATATCCGCCAAAGTCTCCTCTAAAAACCAGGCTCATTACAGGATATGATAAAAAATATAATCCCATAGCTGAAGGCATTGAAATCACACTAGAAAGTTTTATAACTCCTTCTACTTTATTTTGTAATTCTACCTTTCTGTTTTTCACATATGCTTCCGCTACAATAGGAACAATAGATGTACATAAAGCCACAGAAAGAGCTAACGGTACATGAGATAATGTAGCTGCCTTTCCCGTTAGTTGTCCATATAATATAGCTGCGTCTTTGCTTGAAAACCCTGCCCTTAATAACCCTCTTGGAACTACTATAGAATCAACTAATCCCATTATTGTTCCTACTACAGCCCCAAAAGAAAACGGAATAGCATTTCTCAATATATCACCTACAATGGGACGCTTAATATCTGATTTTTTCTTAGGTATATATCTTAATACTGATAAAAATTTTATAACTAAATATATAAATCCTAATAAAGAACCTATTAGTGCTCCTAACGCAGCTCCACCTGCCGCATATTCTATACCTAAAGGAAAAAGCATATATGCAAGGCCTACCCCCCCAACTACCCTTCCTATTTGCTCTATAACTTGCGAAATCGCAGTTGGATTCATATTATGTAATCCTTGAAAAAAACCTCTTAAAATTCCCATTGTTATTACGAATACAGGCGCAAGAGATGTAGCTATTAATGCATAGTATGATTTTCTATCCCATCTTAAAGAGGTTATTATGTTATCGGAAAAAAATATTAATATAAAGGAAAATGCCAAAGCCGTAGGAATCATAATTAAAAAAGTGGATCGAATAACTCTAAGTATACCATTTCCATCATTTTTAGCATTCATCTCCGAAATTATCTTTGATACCGCTATAGGTATCCCTGAAGATACCGCTATAAAAGTAAGATATAATGGATATGACATTTGATAATATCCCATACCTTCATCACCAAGGAGAATTTGCATTGGGATTCTAAAAAACAACCCCAAAAACCTTGCAAATATACCAGCTGCCCCTAAAATTAAGGTGCTTTTTATCAAGGTCTGTCTTTTCATAAATAATTACCCCCAATAATAAATATATAAAATTGCCCTATATTAAATATATTTTTTATTTTAGGTATTATTACTTAAGAAAAAAATAAGTGGCAGTAAGAAAAGTTCTTACTGCCACTTATGTATTATTCCATTTGCTTTCCTAAGAAATTAGCTGCCGTTTCAGCTAGCTTTAACTCTAAATCTCCAAATTCTTTTCTGTCATCATCAGTCAACATAACTACATTACCAATGGTATCTCCTTCAGCTATTATTGGAGCTATAACTTGGTACTTATATCTAGATTCATCATCATCTTCATATATAGGAATTATATCTTCTGATCCTTCACCTAAAATAATAGGCTTTCTTTCTTCCATAATTCTTTCTAAATCAGAACTGATTTTTCTATCCATATATTCTTTTCTAGATCCACCACTTATTGAAATAATACCATCTTTATCTGTTATTATTACTGTTCCTCCAAGAGATTGTTGAAGAGCATCTGCATATTCCTTTGAAAAATTACTTAACTCTTCTATTGGAGAATACTTCTTTAGTATTACGCCACCTTCCCTATCTGTAAATATCTCTAGTGGGTCTCCTTCTCTTATCCTTAAAGTTCTTCTAATTTCTTTAGGTATAACAACTCTTCCTAAATCATCTATACGTCTTACTATACCTGTTGCCTTCATTTGTTTTCCTCCTTTTATACATGTGTTACATAAAATATCCTTGTGTTATTATTATCTTTATAATTATGAAATTTTATACACATATATAAATCATTTTTTCATAGTAAGACATAATTTTCATATATTATTTTAAATTATCCTCATAAGTCTTAGCTTTTACTTCTTCTTTCCACTTTTTCATATTCTCTTCCCAAGTTTTTAATTTCTTTTCAGCTATTAATTTTTCATTTATTCTCTCTTTTACTTCTTCATATTTTTTTGCTGGATAGTCTGTTTTATCTAAAACTTTTACAATATGAAATCCATCTTCATCTTTAACTGGTGTAGTT
The nucleotide sequence above comes from Hathewaya histolytica. Encoded proteins:
- the spoIIE gene encoding stage II sporulation protein E, translating into MQYGLEVLPYKRLKKEDSEEKCSKKYILKNIKSYIYLAFICFLISRVKLINGMAPFGIALLIAFSLHLDKEKFLICGIGSMIGYITLINKVENISIYFISVSTIIGSNYIFSREEKKKKIISIASLLIVEYIISRLVINKMNFSISVFYSFMEVLCLIPLYYIINQGIICFKTLDYKKVFSNEEMISMGIFISLILSGTWGVNIRYISLTNVVGIFFVAMVGFICGPSTGGTTGVALGAIIGMTSADMPIFISVFGICGLISGLFRDTGKYFTSLACGVTFFIVQIYLGTNTSFIGIEAIIALTAIIFIPEKIYKKLILDFNVEEKKENLSENYLSKIRNIYSEKVNGFSDLLFNISSTLDKLVDNDKLALKSKSSALIENLADRACAQCDMNSICWKREIHYTYSAFSELIQNYQENKKTMPYELERKCINRTVLSKNTEEIVNRYIINEMRKNSLCEGRELLSSQIKSMASTVKSIGEDIQANISINICLENKIKRILDKNRISYSNILCIKDERCKNVIKLWLEACGGKKSCSKKILSYMNEAVGEPMCVTSENCCIDKKKNTCSVTFEQIPKFHVNSYSAVKCKDGEKCNGDSNSFSKLKDGTYISIISDGMGSGPQAGKESEASVNLINEFCRAGFNKITAINTINSIMSMKFNEDEKFSTLDLCNIDLYSGNVEFMKVGAVASFLKSDSKIDIIKSKSLPIGVLDTVDVEIENKKVKNGDLIVMVSDGVLDYNDSNLLNSNWIVEYLKNSNSNDPKEIACEILNEAIKLNDYKIKDDMTVLVSKIYTVY
- a CDS encoding S1 domain-containing RNA-binding protein, which codes for MSLKPGSIIEGKVVNITKFGAFVEVEGKTGLLHISEISRTFVKDISKHLKENDIVKVKVISVDENGKISLSMKQLEEERPKRTNAPQEIDWNKEKSKVHSFNFEDNLSKFLKESEERLKEMKTAKSARNQGNGKKKK
- a CDS encoding FtsB family cell division protein is translated as MKRFRNSQKVILFLGIIYVVYTLVSQQITIYNQKKEMKKWNMEVEQVKKENQKLKDEVKMSQDDQYIEKIARERLGLTKKGESTIVDKKK
- the yabQ gene encoding spore cortex biosynthesis protein YabQ, which encodes MLFPIDFQLRLFIFSILAGFLTGTLFDIYRLIRGVSHPGNIVTIIQDTLFWIFTSILVFIFLLYTNYAYVSIYIYILIFIGILVYLKFLSDLCILILYNLNKFLFTSIRIFIKHLMFPVSILIYKLKKSFKN
- the yabP gene encoding sporulation protein YabP gives rise to the protein MERKKEIITEERKGRLLLEDRKKLEISGVLEVVSFNEEEIILSTKLGGLNIKGSDLKMNKLDVTNGEVNITGEINSCLYKNHKKLSKDESIFKRLFK
- a CDS encoding RNA-binding S4 domain-containing protein, with product MRLDKYLKVSRIIKRRTKAKEICDSGRVHINGKEAKAGTTIKENDIIEILFAKDTLKAKIVNITEHVKKEEAKEMYDIISGKDAEE
- a CDS encoding HU family DNA-binding protein, whose protein sequence is MNKAELITVMSEKSKLTKKDAEAALKAFIEAVEETLEKDEKVQLIGFGTFETRKRAARKGRNPRTKEEIEIPASIAPVFKAGKEFKEKVNK